In Paenibacillus sp. G2S3, a single window of DNA contains:
- a CDS encoding helix-turn-helix domain-containing protein, translated as MKLLIVDDEVIIRTGLSTVIKWEENGIELLAPAASAEEALMRIPIECPDIILTDIRMTGMTGLELSREVKRNFPYIEIIILSGFDDFAYAQQAMREGISDYLLKNSRPGDIMTAVMRVKQRIVSRREAVLQEAIHQTAFRWKQLDRFLRGDNLLTERESEELLIYYPELRLGSVMEKLELWLVTSASPLTMKEETESEMNEAAAMIRNSLGCVILDWEYGWLLIFRRGQPGAKRLVKASMERAERVYCQPFFAACGVWASNVVELRESLRTAEQTASYRWLAEEARMLAYEDIKDRKGMQTVCTEEVESKLTAVLRSGSREVVKQWIKGELASIRQDAEATPCSVQAYLHSLIVGGYRWLERAAASVGQSMPKLPQLEQLDIKLLTANPEETLQQMLLAIHAQYERLNGSRNEAIDRTVAYIREHLADSLSLAQVAASVHMNPNYFSKLFKQETGKNYIEYVTEARMEWASRLLKETPAKVSEIAKRVGYEDMKHFNQLFKRYSGETPSQYRSR; from the coding sequence ATGAAGCTGTTAATTGTAGATGACGAAGTCATTATTAGGACCGGCCTTAGCACGGTTATTAAATGGGAAGAGAATGGCATTGAGCTGCTCGCGCCAGCTGCTTCCGCGGAGGAAGCGCTGATGCGCATTCCGATAGAGTGTCCTGACATCATTCTAACCGATATTCGGATGACGGGAATGACGGGATTGGAATTGTCTCGCGAGGTTAAGCGGAATTTTCCTTACATTGAAATTATTATATTGTCTGGATTCGATGATTTTGCATATGCACAGCAAGCGATGCGGGAAGGAATAAGTGATTATTTGCTTAAAAATAGCCGTCCTGGCGATATCATGACTGCGGTTATGCGCGTGAAGCAGCGTATCGTCAGCAGACGGGAGGCCGTGCTTCAAGAAGCCATCCATCAAACGGCGTTCCGTTGGAAGCAACTAGATCGGTTTCTTCGCGGGGACAATCTCCTGACGGAGCGTGAAAGTGAGGAACTGTTGATCTATTATCCTGAGCTGAGGCTCGGATCGGTTATGGAGAAGCTAGAGTTATGGCTAGTTACATCTGCGTCTCCACTGACAATGAAGGAGGAGACGGAAAGTGAAATGAATGAGGCGGCTGCGATGATTAGGAATTCACTTGGCTGCGTCATTCTGGATTGGGAATATGGATGGCTGCTTATTTTCCGCAGGGGGCAGCCGGGCGCGAAGCGATTGGTTAAGGCGTCGATGGAGCGGGCGGAGCGCGTTTATTGCCAGCCTTTTTTTGCCGCATGCGGTGTATGGGCCAGCAACGTGGTAGAACTGAGGGAGTCACTTCGCACCGCCGAACAAACCGCCTCGTACCGCTGGTTGGCAGAGGAAGCAAGAATGCTGGCCTATGAGGATATTAAAGATCGGAAAGGAATGCAGACCGTTTGTACGGAAGAAGTGGAGAGTAAGCTAACCGCCGTTCTGAGAAGCGGGAGCCGAGAGGTCGTAAAACAGTGGATTAAAGGTGAACTGGCGAGCATTAGACAGGATGCGGAAGCGACGCCTTGTTCCGTTCAAGCGTATTTGCATTCCTTGATTGTTGGGGGGTACCGCTGGCTAGAGCGTGCAGCAGCGTCCGTTGGTCAATCGATGCCGAAGCTTCCACAGCTTGAACAGTTGGACATAAAGCTGCTTACTGCGAACCCAGAAGAAACTTTGCAGCAGATGCTGCTTGCGATCCATGCGCAGTATGAACGATTAAACGGCAGCAGGAATGAAGCCATTGACCGAACTGTAGCCTATATACGCGAGCATCTTGCAGACAGCTTGTCTTTAGCGCAAGTAGCGGCAAGCGTACATATGAATCCGAACTATTTTAGCAAGCTGTTTAAACAGGAAACAGGTAAAAACTATATTGAGTATGTAACGGAAGCGAGAATGGAATGGGCTAGCCGTTTGTTGAAGGAAACGCCGGCGAAGGTGAGCGAGATCGCTAAGCGGGTTGGCTACGAGGATATGAAGCATTTTAACCAGCTATTTAAGCGTTACAGTGGCGAAACTCCTTCGCAATACCGTTCAAGATGA
- a CDS encoding extracellular solute-binding protein: MKKRLAFVTTIILMIALLATACNNSGKKEQSNEDNKSSGEKTKISIWHNFAGDDLRAKAVRDLIDKYKEEHPDVEVDAQAIPVDGYRQRLSTVAAANEMPDVFFVYAGSQSQEFYDAGKLQAITELMDKYPEWKNSFLAGAFDRYEFEKGQIFTAPLGMSATSFMYYNKDLFEKHSVKVPTTWEEMMTAIKTFNDNGITPIALGNKAPWVAQSTIIGSLADRVTGTEWFLKAAAQDGASFTDPVFIEALGKYKELVDNKAFQDGANSIDNTQAEQYFIQGKAAMMINGAWSLTNLAASATPEQLAPIEVTTMPGIEGGAGKPNTISGGAGAGFALNKNTKGAQKQAALDLIYAVSGPDGQKAIAESNSMVMYKVELDKSKVSPLYFKAYELAVNSEITPVYDAYLSAEAGEVINNGLQELMMGGKPEDVAKKLQDAQARSTKK, encoded by the coding sequence ATGAAGAAGAGACTTGCGTTTGTAACGACAATTATCTTGATGATTGCCCTTTTGGCAACCGCTTGCAACAATAGCGGAAAAAAGGAGCAGAGCAATGAAGACAACAAAAGCTCTGGAGAAAAAACGAAAATATCAATATGGCATAACTTCGCGGGTGACGACCTGCGTGCCAAAGCGGTTAGAGACCTGATTGACAAGTATAAAGAGGAGCATCCAGACGTTGAGGTAGACGCGCAAGCGATCCCGGTTGACGGTTATCGTCAACGCCTAAGCACAGTTGCTGCGGCAAATGAAATGCCAGATGTATTTTTCGTTTATGCGGGCAGCCAATCCCAAGAGTTCTATGATGCCGGTAAGCTTCAAGCGATTACAGAGTTGATGGATAAATACCCAGAATGGAAGAACAGTTTCTTGGCAGGGGCATTCGACCGCTATGAGTTTGAAAAAGGACAAATTTTCACAGCGCCGCTCGGTATGTCAGCAACTTCGTTCATGTATTATAACAAAGATCTTTTCGAGAAGCATAGTGTAAAAGTGCCGACTACTTGGGAAGAGATGATGACTGCAATTAAAACGTTCAACGACAACGGCATTACGCCGATTGCCCTCGGCAATAAAGCGCCATGGGTTGCACAATCGACGATTATCGGTTCGTTGGCTGACCGCGTGACGGGCACGGAATGGTTCTTGAAAGCTGCAGCTCAAGATGGAGCGTCTTTTACAGATCCTGTGTTCATTGAAGCTTTGGGCAAGTACAAAGAGCTCGTTGACAATAAAGCGTTTCAAGATGGCGCAAACAGCATCGACAACACGCAAGCAGAGCAATACTTCATTCAAGGCAAGGCAGCTATGATGATTAACGGCGCTTGGTCGCTTACGAATCTTGCAGCATCCGCAACTCCTGAGCAGTTGGCACCTATTGAAGTCACAACAATGCCTGGCATAGAAGGTGGAGCAGGCAAACCGAATACGATTTCCGGTGGCGCAGGCGCAGGCTTCGCGCTTAACAAAAATACAAAAGGTGCACAGAAGCAGGCAGCGCTTGATCTGATCTACGCAGTAAGCGGACCGGATGGCCAAAAAGCGATCGCAGAAAGCAACTCAATGGTTATGTACAAAGTAGAACTGGATAAGTCGAAAGTAAGCCCGCTTTACTTCAAAGCTTATGAATTGGCTGTGAATTCTGAAATTACGCCGGTATATGACGCCTATTTATCTGCTGAAGCAGGCGAAGTGATCAACAACGGTCTTCAAGAGCTTATGATGGGCGGTAAGCCGGAGGATGTAGCTAAAAAACTGCAGGATGCGCAAGCGCGTTCGACTAAAAAGTAA
- a CDS encoding sugar ABC transporter permease translates to MPASLRSRSFVIMALLPALLIFIIFAIVPIFWSAYYGFFEWKGLGAAKLIGLDNYRMILEDPVFWRALKNNLILVVSAVIGQVSVALLLSLFLLKNTMFNRLMRSAVFLPMVLSTVVVGLIWGYIYHPQIGLLNQLLETLGLESWRRPWLDDPKINMFAVSIPINWANIGPYLIIFIAALQNISSEIEDAAKIDGAVAWRKLFFVTLPMIWGTVVVTIVLCISGSLKAFDHVIVMTRGGPAQSTELLATYMYNNTFTVYRYGYGSAVSTMIILISAVLIGLNHIITKRRG, encoded by the coding sequence ATGCCTGCATCATTGCGCAGCAGAAGCTTCGTCATCATGGCGCTGCTTCCTGCACTACTCATCTTTATCATCTTTGCGATCGTCCCGATTTTTTGGTCAGCTTACTACGGGTTCTTTGAGTGGAAGGGACTCGGTGCTGCTAAGCTTATCGGGTTGGATAATTATCGAATGATACTAGAGGATCCAGTATTCTGGAGAGCACTGAAAAACAACCTGATCCTTGTTGTCTCGGCAGTAATAGGTCAAGTATCGGTCGCATTGCTGCTTTCATTGTTCTTGCTCAAGAACACGATGTTCAATCGGTTGATGCGCTCCGCCGTATTTCTCCCGATGGTGCTGTCTACAGTCGTCGTCGGTCTCATCTGGGGCTATATTTATCACCCGCAAATCGGTTTGCTGAATCAATTATTGGAGACGCTGGGACTGGAATCTTGGCGCCGACCTTGGCTAGACGATCCTAAAATCAATATGTTTGCCGTATCGATCCCGATTAACTGGGCGAATATCGGCCCGTATCTGATCATTTTCATCGCTGCACTCCAAAATATCTCTTCAGAAATTGAAGATGCTGCGAAGATCGACGGGGCGGTAGCCTGGAGAAAGCTATTTTTCGTGACGCTCCCGATGATTTGGGGAACAGTTGTTGTAACCATCGTACTGTGCATATCTGGAAGTTTGAAGGCATTCGACCATGTTATCGTCATGACGCGCGGCGGTCCTGCACAATCGACAGAACTGCTTGCCACATATATGTACAATAACACCTTTACGGTATACCGTTACGGCTACGGCTCTGCGGTATCCACAATGATTATTCTGATTAGCGCCGTGCTCATTGGCCTAAATCATATCATCACGAAGAGACGCGGCTAA
- a CDS encoding carbohydrate ABC transporter permease encodes MRGSLWRKPISGIAKIILLFYAIITLYPLYWLGISAFKSNQEFFNRPYSWPQHWQFNNITRAWDLGNMGRAVLNSTIVTLSALLLTIGLGMLAAYVLARFPFKLRGVVKGLFLLGMLIPIHSTLVPLFIFMNKLGMLNTYWSLILPYTAFELPIAIFLGMSYIVSIPREVEEAAMIDGNGWWGIFGRIIFPLSLPIVATITILAFLRFWNDFSFALVFINSQALKTLPLSLSLFSDGFGTDYSLTMGAMFIAAIPTILIFLIFQEQIMKGMVAGSVKG; translated from the coding sequence ATGAGAGGCTCGCTGTGGCGTAAGCCGATTTCCGGAATTGCGAAAATCATCCTGTTATTTTATGCCATAATTACATTGTATCCGCTATACTGGTTAGGAATAAGTGCATTCAAGTCAAATCAGGAATTTTTCAATCGTCCCTATTCCTGGCCGCAGCATTGGCAGTTCAACAATATAACCCGGGCATGGGATCTCGGAAATATGGGCCGGGCGGTGCTCAACTCCACAATTGTTACCCTCTCAGCACTGCTGCTGACCATTGGGCTCGGCATGCTTGCAGCTTATGTGCTTGCCCGGTTCCCATTCAAGTTGCGTGGCGTTGTAAAAGGATTGTTCTTGCTCGGCATGCTCATTCCAATTCATAGCACACTCGTTCCATTGTTTATTTTCATGAACAAGCTCGGGATGCTGAATACGTACTGGTCACTCATCCTACCGTATACGGCATTTGAATTACCAATTGCGATCTTCCTTGGAATGTCCTACATCGTATCCATTCCGAGAGAAGTAGAGGAAGCGGCGATGATCGACGGCAACGGCTGGTGGGGAATCTTCGGACGCATCATTTTCCCATTGTCCCTGCCGATCGTCGCTACGATTACAATTCTTGCATTTTTGAGGTTTTGGAATGATTTCTCCTTCGCGCTCGTCTTTATTAATTCTCAAGCGTTGAAGACGCTGCCCCTCAGCTTGTCGCTCTTCTCCGATGGATTCGGAACGGACTACAGCTTAACGATGGGTGCGATGTTTATTGCTGCAATACCAACCATTCTCATCTTTTTGATCTTCCAAGAGCAAATTATGAAAGGCATGGTAGCAGGCTCGGTCAAAGGTTAA
- a CDS encoding beta-N-acetylhexosaminidase yields MKLHFIGELSELQSGLQLLLAELKTEWSEDGIPVLIEPSSGELEVGYDGKSAYIRYGAKHQFFRGLGLLIQKISGGEQFQITEQQQFDAIGPMFDLSRNGVLTVESFKFMLRKMALMGLNSVMLYLEDTYEIEGEPYFGYMRGRYSAAELKEIDDYADQFGIEAFPSIQTLAHLEEFLKWEPVKEYKDTKGALLVGAEKTDHLVENMIVSISAPFRSRKIHIGMDEAEELGRGKFLDRNGHMSRFDIMTGHLERVLAVTRRLGLKPMMWSDMFLKLASANGEDYYGHETQISEDMSSRIPKDIDMVYWDYNHVEEKDYETLIAKHRPLGNNLIFAGAVWVFNTFGVNYGLSLPATDAALTVCKKEGIREVYATMWGDDGMESNPYIALLGLQFYAEHAYSSSTPTDKVLAERVRFCTGIEADAYMGLKYLDETPGAAPNNQKQSNPSKFLLYQDVLLGLFDKQIDGLDMAAHYAWTEGEIASRRKAEAELDYLFEVPQKLCAVLKQKSEIGLELKRAYDSGDKALLRRIAEDVLPEISLRVQQLRAAHRKQWLSMFKPFGWEVLDIRYGGVVSRLDTASMRLLEYVDGKLERIEELEQERLLYSTTNRFTDKGAGWCSYYYRMASPNVFYHVINPF; encoded by the coding sequence GTGAAGTTACATTTTATAGGAGAATTGAGCGAGCTTCAATCAGGACTTCAGTTGCTGCTTGCCGAACTTAAGACAGAATGGTCGGAGGATGGAATTCCTGTTTTGATAGAACCGTCTTCAGGAGAACTGGAAGTGGGTTATGATGGTAAAAGCGCTTATATTCGTTATGGCGCTAAACATCAATTTTTTCGCGGCTTGGGACTATTGATTCAGAAGATTAGTGGCGGAGAGCAATTTCAAATTACAGAGCAACAACAATTCGATGCGATCGGGCCGATGTTTGATTTATCCCGCAATGGAGTGCTAACCGTTGAAAGCTTCAAGTTTATGCTGCGCAAAATGGCACTGATGGGCTTGAATAGCGTCATGCTCTATTTGGAAGACACTTACGAGATAGAAGGCGAGCCTTATTTCGGCTATATGCGCGGCCGCTACTCGGCGGCGGAGTTGAAGGAAATCGACGATTACGCCGATCAATTCGGCATTGAAGCGTTCCCGAGCATTCAGACACTGGCTCATTTGGAGGAGTTTCTGAAATGGGAGCCGGTAAAGGAATATAAAGATACAAAAGGCGCGTTGCTCGTTGGAGCGGAGAAGACCGATCATCTGGTCGAAAATATGATTGTCAGCATTAGCGCACCGTTCCGCAGCCGGAAAATCCACATCGGCATGGATGAAGCGGAAGAGCTTGGACGCGGCAAATTTTTGGATCGCAATGGACATATGAGCCGTTTTGATATTATGACAGGTCATCTGGAGCGGGTGCTCGCAGTAACTCGACGCTTAGGGTTGAAACCGATGATGTGGAGCGATATGTTCTTGAAGCTGGCTTCAGCTAACGGTGAAGATTATTATGGCCATGAGACGCAAATATCAGAGGACATGTCGAGCCGCATTCCTAAGGACATAGATATGGTTTACTGGGACTATAACCACGTCGAGGAGAAGGACTACGAAACATTGATCGCCAAACACCGGCCGCTCGGCAATAATCTCATTTTTGCGGGTGCGGTGTGGGTATTCAATACGTTCGGCGTCAATTACGGGCTGTCCTTGCCGGCGACGGATGCTGCGCTGACGGTATGCAAGAAGGAAGGCATCCGGGAAGTTTATGCGACGATGTGGGGTGACGACGGAATGGAGAGCAATCCGTACATCGCTTTGCTCGGCTTGCAGTTTTATGCGGAGCATGCTTATTCTTCGTCGACGCCCACTGACAAGGTGCTGGCCGAGCGCGTTCGGTTCTGCACCGGCATCGAGGCGGACGCTTACATGGGGCTGAAGTATTTGGACGAGACACCGGGAGCTGCACCAAATAATCAGAAGCAGAGCAATCCGTCTAAGTTTCTGTTGTATCAGGATGTACTGCTGGGGCTGTTCGACAAACAGATTGATGGGCTAGATATGGCGGCTCATTATGCATGGACGGAAGGTGAAATTGCTAGCCGCAGAAAAGCCGAGGCAGAGCTAGATTACTTGTTCGAGGTGCCGCAAAAGCTGTGTGCGGTGCTGAAGCAGAAGAGTGAAATCGGTCTTGAGCTGAAGCGGGCATATGACAGTGGAGACAAGGCATTGCTTAGGCGGATTGCTGAGGACGTTTTGCCCGAAATCTCGCTGCGTGTACAACAGCTTCGCGCCGCACATCGGAAGCAATGGCTATCGATGTTCAAACCGTTCGGCTGGGAGGTGCTCGATATTCGTTACGGCGGCGTCGTAAGCCGGCTGGATACAGCGAGCATGAGGCTGTTAGAATATGTAGACGGAAAGCTCGAGAGGATCGAAGAGCTGGAGCAGGAACGATTGCTGTATAGCACGACGAACCGCTTTACAGACAAAGGTGCAGGCTGGTGCAGCTATTATTACCGCATGGCGTCGCCTAACGTCTTTTACCATGTGATCAATCCATTCTAG
- a CDS encoding MFS transporter: MKKPLKEQKTVLLILLSNIFIVFLGVGLIVPVMPSFMNIMHLSGKTMGYLVAAFAFAQLLMSPLAGRWIDTYGRKKMIVIGLVLFSASELIFGLGTHVSVLYIARILGGIAGAFIMPAVTAYVADITSVEERPKAMGYVSAAISIGFIIGPGIGGFITELGIRAPFYFAAGFALITCISSIFILKEPLSKEQLLEISKLKKDTNFITDLKRSFHPVYIIAFIIVFVLAFGLSAYETVFSLFSDHKFGFTPRDIATIITISSIFGVVVQVFLFGKMVDKLGEKKLIQLCLIAGVALAVASTMINNYLTVLLVTCFIFLAFDLLRPALTTYLSKTAEKEQGFVAGMNSTYTSLGNIIGPALGGVLFDVNINYPYLFAAVIMFIGLVITMVWKEKQATNGLVN; this comes from the coding sequence ATGAAGAAACCATTGAAAGAACAAAAAACAGTCTTACTCATTCTGCTAAGTAATATATTCATTGTTTTTCTAGGCGTTGGGCTGATCGTCCCTGTTATGCCATCCTTTATGAACATTATGCATTTGTCAGGTAAAACGATGGGGTATCTTGTAGCAGCATTTGCGTTCGCGCAATTACTCATGTCTCCTCTGGCTGGGCGATGGATTGACACTTACGGCAGAAAAAAAATGATCGTTATCGGCCTAGTGCTCTTCAGTGCATCGGAATTAATCTTTGGTTTAGGCACACATGTATCCGTTCTTTATATCGCCAGAATTCTTGGAGGGATTGCTGGTGCATTCATTATGCCTGCCGTCACTGCCTATGTTGCGGACATCACCTCAGTAGAGGAAAGACCTAAGGCAATGGGTTATGTTTCTGCCGCCATTAGTATTGGTTTTATTATTGGCCCAGGAATTGGAGGATTTATTACTGAACTAGGTATACGTGCTCCATTCTATTTTGCTGCTGGCTTCGCCTTAATCACTTGTATTTCGTCGATATTTATTCTGAAAGAGCCACTATCCAAAGAGCAGCTTTTGGAAATCAGTAAACTTAAAAAAGACACCAACTTTATCACTGATCTGAAACGATCGTTTCACCCAGTATATATTATTGCCTTTATAATAGTTTTTGTGCTTGCCTTTGGTTTATCGGCATATGAAACTGTGTTTAGCCTGTTTTCTGATCATAAATTTGGCTTCACTCCACGGGATATTGCAACCATCATTACAATAAGCTCAATCTTCGGGGTGGTTGTGCAGGTCTTTTTATTCGGTAAAATGGTAGATAAGCTCGGTGAAAAAAAGCTCATTCAACTCTGCTTAATTGCTGGCGTAGCCTTAGCTGTAGCCTCCACCATGATCAATAACTATTTAACTGTTCTGCTAGTAACCTGCTTCATCTTTCTCGCGTTTGACCTGCTCCGTCCAGCATTAACGACCTATTTATCAAAAACTGCTGAAAAAGAGCAAGGTTTTGTCGCTGGAATGAACTCAACCTATACTAGCCTTGGTAATATCATCGGACCTGCATTAGGCGGAGTATTATTTGATGTAAACATCAACTATCCATATCTCTTTGCGGCTGTCATTATGTTTATTGGTCTTGTAATTACGATGGTATGGAAAGAAAAACAAGCTACTAATGGCTTGGTAAACTAA
- a CDS encoding TetR/AcrR family transcriptional regulator — protein MKSKEIKDIALKCFTTHGYEGASLSQIAEQVGMKKQSLYAHFKGKDDLFLQVLQDAKETEISSKLQYLSKVGTQNPKTDLLGYLQLVIDMFQKNEQLKFWLRISFFPPPHLATAIDEEVIDTEKKIQPVLESKFQAWIDAKVIREDAASIPTLAFLGVVDSIMLELVYGNNEIRLNEKLNASWTVFWRGISQL, from the coding sequence TTGAAAAGTAAAGAAATTAAAGACATCGCTTTGAAATGTTTCACAACTCATGGGTATGAGGGAGCCTCTCTATCGCAAATTGCAGAGCAGGTTGGGATGAAAAAACAATCTCTTTATGCTCATTTCAAAGGGAAAGATGATCTTTTTCTACAAGTTCTACAAGATGCCAAAGAGACAGAAATCTCATCGAAGCTACAATATTTGAGTAAAGTCGGTACCCAAAATCCTAAAACAGATTTATTAGGCTATCTGCAATTGGTCATTGATATGTTTCAAAAGAACGAGCAGTTAAAGTTTTGGCTGCGTATCTCTTTTTTTCCACCGCCCCATCTTGCTACAGCGATTGATGAAGAAGTTATCGACACGGAGAAAAAGATTCAACCCGTACTTGAAAGCAAATTCCAAGCTTGGATCGATGCCAAAGTCATTCGGGAAGATGCAGCCTCCATACCTACTCTTGCCTTCTTAGGTGTAGTAGATTCGATCATGCTAGAGCTTGTGTATGGTAATAATGAAATCCGTTTAAATGAAAAACTGAATGCCTCATGGACCGTATTTTGGAGAGGTATTTCACAGCTTTGA
- a CDS encoding MarR family transcriptional regulator, protein MNVERKDTLRGQLELKLGEQINALISASHALNVRTAAAFDSSIQPAAFHIVRWLYSYGPTSASSLAEATAMDRSSISRLLKQLENLGYVRREDSPKDRRAILLTLTELGRQQTFAALQDKEFVFYERIAQWDNQQLETFIEMLKEFNGF, encoded by the coding sequence ATGAATGTCGAACGTAAAGATACGTTAAGAGGACAACTCGAGCTAAAGCTCGGTGAACAAATTAATGCGCTTATTAGCGCCTCACATGCACTGAATGTCAGAACTGCCGCTGCTTTCGATTCTTCTATACAACCTGCTGCTTTCCATATCGTCCGTTGGCTGTATTCCTATGGTCCAACAAGTGCCTCTAGTTTGGCGGAAGCAACAGCTATGGATCGTAGTTCGATCAGTCGTCTTCTCAAACAGCTTGAGAATTTAGGATATGTTAGAAGGGAAGACTCTCCTAAGGATCGTCGAGCTATCCTTCTTACGCTCACAGAGCTTGGACGACAACAAACCTTTGCTGCGCTCCAGGATAAGGAATTTGTATTTTATGAACGCATAGCACAATGGGATAATCAGCAGCTTGAAACCTTTATCGAAATGCTTAAGGAATTTAACGGATTTTAG
- a CDS encoding SDR family NAD(P)-dependent oxidoreductase, producing the protein MTTKPIIVITGATSGLGQLVAIEMAKRGAHLVLTARSESRAEATQKMIKESVPAAEINFFYGDLSLMKDVSRLGQEISDAYPKIDVLLNNAGLHAFEQRITSEGISEMMAVNYFAPWILTHTLQLSLKAAGSARIINVASEASRNHGELKLPEDLINTSDFSARGSSEIYGKTKLLNIMFTAELARQFKGTGVIVHALNPGFNVTGLGRELWFAPMLERVLKFLHIGNPRKGADIIIRLMIDPKYQETTGGYFNVGTGNPIVPIHPGGDKEMENKLWNDTRLVIHQITK; encoded by the coding sequence ATGACGACAAAACCGATTATTGTAATTACTGGAGCTACAAGTGGTTTGGGACAACTCGTTGCCATTGAAATGGCAAAACGTGGTGCTCATCTTGTTCTGACTGCTAGGAGTGAAAGTCGCGCAGAAGCTACTCAGAAAATGATTAAAGAGAGCGTACCTGCTGCCGAAATAAATTTTTTCTACGGTGACTTATCCTTAATGAAGGATGTCAGTCGTTTGGGGCAAGAAATATCTGACGCATATCCGAAGATAGACGTGTTATTAAATAACGCAGGACTTCATGCGTTTGAACAGCGGATCACTTCTGAAGGCATATCAGAAATGATGGCCGTGAACTATTTTGCCCCATGGATATTGACTCATACTTTACAGCTTTCTTTGAAGGCAGCGGGAAGTGCAAGAATTATAAATGTAGCTTCTGAAGCTTCACGCAATCATGGAGAACTTAAGCTTCCTGAGGATTTGATAAATACATCTGATTTTTCGGCTAGAGGTTCGTCAGAGATCTATGGAAAAACTAAGCTGCTTAATATCATGTTTACCGCTGAACTTGCTCGCCAATTCAAAGGGACCGGAGTTATTGTTCACGCATTAAATCCTGGTTTTAATGTAACGGGTTTGGGGCGTGAGTTATGGTTTGCACCTATGCTTGAACGAGTATTGAAATTTCTTCATATTGGGAATCCACGTAAGGGAGCTGATATCATTATTCGTTTAATGATCGATCCAAAATATCAGGAGACCACGGGGGGATATTTTAATGTTGGAACAGGCAATCCAATAGTGCCCATTCATCCAGGTGGAGATAAGGAAATGGAGAATAAATTATGGAATGATACGCGATTAGTAATACATCAGATAACTAAATAA